AGCTTATCAGGTAAAAAAGTCGAAGATCATAATTGTCTGCCGCAATGAGGAGGTATAAGGATGGAAAAGAAAAATTTAATATGCATTAATTGCCCTATGGGCTGCAGAATTGAAGTCACGGAAGAGGGAGGCAAATTAAAAGTAACCGGAAACTCCTGCAAAAGGGGAGAGCTATATGCTATATCTGAAATAACGAATCCTGTAAGAATAGTTACTACCAGCCTTTTTGTAAATGATGGAGTCCATCCGACAGTATCGGTTAAAACTTCCCGTGAGATTCCCAAAAAGATGATATTCAAATGCATGGAAAAGCTCAGTGCTATAACGGTGGACGCACCTGTAAAGAT
The genomic region above belongs to Clostridiales bacterium and contains:
- a CDS encoding DUF1667 domain-containing protein, with protein sequence MEKKNLICINCPMGCRIEVTEEGGKLKVTGNSCKRGELYAISEITNPVRIVTTSLFVNDGVHPTVSVKTSREIPKKMIFKCMEKLSAITVDAPVKIGDVIVKDILNTGADIVATRNVDLRFAI